One segment of Coffea arabica cultivar ET-39 chromosome 7c, Coffea Arabica ET-39 HiFi, whole genome shotgun sequence DNA contains the following:
- the LOC113697965 gene encoding putative methylesterase 11, chloroplastic — protein sequence MGLCFSRRATVRKKQSRRLTNQSSSSAGNGGSNRWSRIRSTKKEEPIIHERALAAAILLQQELQNSGAAAAAPFDRSTSLRYPNGGSAKRNQTLPRSSSSRARSLTDPLLHPQQLLNQDVKLEGLETNHFVLVHGGGFGAWCWYKSIALLEEAGFKVTAIDLTGSGVHSFDTNCITSLSQYVKPLCDFLEKLADGEKVILVAHDFGGACLSYSMELYPSKVSKAVFIAAAMLTSGQSTLDMFSQKTDSNDLMRQAQIFLYANGNGHPPTAIDLDKSLLRDLLFNQSPSKDVALASVSMRPIPFLPVLEKLCLSDAKYGTVRRFYIETPDDNAIPISVQESMVSKSPPEKVFRLKGADHSPFFSKPQALHKLLVEISKIP from the exons ATGGGGTTGTGTTTTTCGCGGAGGGCGACGGTGAGGAAGAAGCAGTCGAGACGGCTGACTAACCAGTCGTCGTCATCGGCTGGAAATGGAGGGAGTAATAGGTGGTCCAGGATTCGGTCCACTAAGAAAGAGGAACCCATCATCCACGAGCGAGCTTTGGCTGCCGCGATCCTCTTGCAACAGGAGTTGCAGAACTCCGGCGCCGCCGCCGCCGCGCCTTTTGATCGGTCAACTTCTTTGAGGTATCCCAACGGAGGAAGCGCTAAAAGGAATCAGACCTTGCCTAGGAGTTCCAGCTCCAGAGCCCGCTCCCTTACTGATCCTTTACTGCACCCTCAACAGCTGCTCAATCAG GATGTAAAGCTTGAGGGTCTTGAGACAAACCATTTTGTCCTTGTTCATGGTGGTGGTTTTGGGGCATGGTGTTGGTACAAAAGCATAGCTCTTTTAGAAGAAGCTGGATTTAAAGTTACTGCAATAGATTTGACTGGTTCGGGAGTTCATTCATTTGACACAAATTGTATCACAAGTCTTTCACAGTACGTGAAGCCACTATGTGACTTCCTTGAAAAGCTTGCAGATGGGGAGAAG GTAATTTTGGTAGCACATGATTTTGGCGGTGCGTGTTTATCATATTCTATGGAGCTATACCCCTCTAAAGTTTCAAAAGCTGTTTTTATAGCTGCAGCAATGTTGACTAGCGGCCAAAGTACCCTTGACATGTTCTCGCAGAAG ACAGATTCAAATGATCTAATGCGACAGGCACAAATATTTCTCTATGCCAATGGGAATGGTCACCCTCCAACCGCTATTGATCTGGATAAGTCTCTCTTAAGGGATTTATTGTTCAACCAGAGTCCATCTAAG GATGTTGCTTTAGCATCTGTCTCCATGAGGCCGATCCCCTTCTTGCCAGTTTTGGAGAAGCTGTGTCTTTCTGACGCCAAGTATGGTACTGTTAGGCGGTTTTATATTGAAACTCCAGATGACAATGCCATACCCATCTCTGTGCAGGAGAGTATGGTAAGCAAAAGTCCCCCAGAGAAGGTTTTTCGTCTAAAAGGTGCTGACCACTCACCTTTCTTCTCGAAGCCTCAAGCCCTACACAAGCTGTTGGTAGAGATTTCAAAGATCCCATGA